One segment of Podospora pseudopauciseta strain CBS 411.78 chromosome 5 map unlocalized CBS411.78m_5.2, whole genome shotgun sequence DNA contains the following:
- a CDS encoding uncharacterized protein (COG:O; EggNog:ENOG503P3V7; MEROPS:MER0001513) translates to MDVVIVSDDGHSPHHFSHHQNSFTHQTKMSSDPYLAVAATWEIPYAHTQVTPESFFSTDDTSESVFDPDHRSLVDDNDIRDGGKYRSIVKLQMRYEGQQPGDKSYAMGTGWLIAPDLLVTAGHNVFDWSGYGRGLGKAVDIKAYIGYHGRSSINSPIVQFRSGKVVVTNAQWVVDRNNRHADVAFVKLDKPFTGNLRLFTYKNTPESGDDMIGVVGYPADKTLEDADGREEKGALMWEQFTSTTYVLDSAKNKGRGMLKYRISTFGGQSGAPVIRKGSKQAVIGTHVYGGGDKNSASVIGPLGNDYEGMLKVFDGNLPPWGEHQGIKLVKYGYSTTSPGASPTTQPAPRTGYTSAPAPGPLDAEGFFDDLKKVAKFVQGNVGPAAPVYLQPFLGGVHGAIAHAILGVINQATESALTDVSSVLQGTLERGILAEAALQSILKLEDNPITRKILQEMSSIWSTHYRSINFDPIICRLGPALPLTANKILSSTEYTQTTATGEVKLKTVPFAATSNGPATNGQQAELFGLFPGITIGIELGKFLVDTIKNRAESYRAEGWFDDLGKVIVRAVEREPLYQLTKKIVEHVSESSFSTQSLSQADREAAILVAKRAVFGETALQALSKLSSSELQQITMSIPEGQGHEESFGDFLGGLVRDIGGVVSQVAPVVVGTVLPFPLRVAGAAESGGMLGVPAQPLRKKSSSSVLDLIHGDGLSNGLLQTRISA, encoded by the exons ATGGACGTGGTGATCGTCTCAGACGACGGACACTCGCCGCATCACTTTTCACATCATCAAAACTCGTTCACACATCAAACCAAAATGTCTTCTGACCCCTATCTCGCCGTGGCTGCCACCTGGGAAATTCCTTACGCCCATACCCAGGTGACACCAGAGTCTTTCTTCTCCACTGATGACACTTCCGAGTCGGTATTTGACCCGGACCACCGCTCTCTGGTCGATGACAACGATATCCGGGATGGCGGAAAATATCGCT CCATCGTCAAGCTTCAGATGCGCTATGAAGGCCAGCAGCCTGGTGATAAGTCCTACGCCATGGGTACCGGTTGGCTCATCGCCCCAGACCTCTTGGTGACTGCCGGCCACAATGTCTTCGACTGGTCTGGTTATGGCAGAGGCCTCGGCAAGGCCGTCGACATCAAGGCTTACATCGGCTACCACGGACGTTCCAGCATCAACTCTCCTATCGTGCAGTTTCGCTCAGGCAAAGTCGTTGTCACCAACGCCCAGTGGGTTGTCGACCGCAACAACCGCCATGCCGACGTCGCCTTCGTCAAACTCGACAAGCCCTTCACTGGCAACCTCCGCCTCTTCACGTACAAGAACACTCCTGAGAGTGGCGATGACAtgattggtgttgttggctaTCCTGCCGACAAGACTCTCGAGGATGCCGATGGCCGCGAGGAGAAGGGTGCCCTTATGTGGGAGCAGTTCACCAGCACCACTTACGTCCTTGACTCGGCCAAGAACAAGGGAAGGGGCATGCTCAAGTACCGGATTTCGAcctttggtg GTCAATCTGGTGCTCCTGTTATCCGCAAGGGTTCCAAGCAAGCTGTCATCGGTACTCACGTCTACGGTGGCGGCGACAAGAACTCGGCCAGTGTCATAGGCCCGCTCGGCAATGACTACGAGGGCATGCTCAAGGTCTTCGACGGCAACCTCCCACCCTGGGGTGAACACCAGGGCATCAAGCTTGTCAAATACGGCtactccaccacctcccccggcGCCAGTCCCACGACCCAGCCTGCTCCTCGCACCGGTTACACCTCCGCTCCAGCTCCTGGACCCCTTGACGCTGAGGGCTTCTTTGACGACCTCAAGAAGGTTGCCAAATTTGTGCAGGGCAACGTGGGCCCTGCCGCCCCTGTTTACCTCCAGCCGTTCTTGGGCGGCGTCCACGGCGCCATCGCTCACGCCATCCTCGGTGTCATCAATCAGGCCACTGAATCTGCCTTGACTGATGTAAGCTCTGTGCTGCAAGGCACGCTCGAGCGTGGCATCCTCGCCGAGGCTGCCCTCCAATCCATCTTGAAGCTAGAGgacaaccccatcacccgCAAGATCCTGCAAGAAATGTCCTCGATCTGGAGCACCCACTACCGCTCCATCAACTTTGACCCCATCATCTGCCGCCTCGgccccgccctccccctGACCGCGAACAAGATCCTCAGCTCGACCGAGTACACCCAAACTACCGCCACCGGCGAGGTCAAGCTCAAAACCGTCCCCTTCGCTGCTACCTCCAACGGCCCAGCCACCAACGGTCAACAAGCCGAGCTCTTCGGCCTCTTCCccggcatcaccatcggcATCGAACTGGGCAAATTCCTCGTTGACACTATCAAGAACCGTGCCGAGTCCTACCGCGCCGAGGGCTGGTTCGACGACCTCGGAAAGGTCATCGTCCGCGCCGTCGAGCGTGAGCCCCTTTACCAGCTCACAAAGAAGATTGTCGAGCACGTTTCCGAGTCTTCCTTCTCGACCCAATCCCTCTCCCAAGCCGACCGTGAAGCTGCCATCCTTGTGGCCAAGCGGGCCGTCTTTGGCGAGACCGCCCTCCAGGCCTTGTCCAAGCTTTCCAGCTCAGAGCTGCAGCAGATTACGATGTCGATCCCGGAGGGGCAAGGCCATGAGGAGTCGTTTGGGGATTTCCTCGGCGGTCTCGTGAGGGATATTGGCGGGGTGGTCAGCCAGGTTGCgcccgtggtggtggggaccGTGCTCCCCTTCCCGCTTAGGGTCGCTGGTGCGGCTGAGAGCGGTGGGATGCTGGGTGTTCCTGCCCAGCCCCTTAGAAAGAAGTCGAGCAGCAGTGTGTTGGATTTGATCCATGGTGATGGCTTGAGCAACGGGCTTTTGCAG ACTCGGATTTCTGCCTGA
- a CDS encoding uncharacterized protein (EggNog:ENOG503PVSU) yields the protein MRWTQFCSSLIAGFLATTSLAATWERDVWAPTFRVGGKGGSEFELLAETGQTVQKIRVFRVATTKNKRTLRGIQVTFSDGATRSAGALEGESKDYHFQPGEAITEMTLWGNGDGKRTGRILFKTTIGGEFDHGQETTGQGNFVMEVGSGMLIGFVGRAGKEMDQLSPVFIRKLAKDPVLEDVRIDSYNPFANLELETLSTKKVKWDGVAHNWSFGDTIMRSTSTTWTTSSSTSLTFGMSIKAGIPDVVSVETSVSWSTSSSSSQSTTQSKDKTLTWSLGGRINSPEEAVDCTAQVWSGNLNIGWDGVLVLDTGVRVYRIPTRGTLKRVDVSEVISQCSPLYPELVRPGSTQPAVQTPTPTPTGFITVTTTSLSTPSSSPSTGIKPQPGTVENCAEFHKVVAGDTCHDIAQGAGITLDEFYALNKKVTIDFECDNLYRGYHVCVGLAA from the exons ATGCGTTGGACACAATTCTGCTCCTCCCTTATTGCTGGGTTCTTGGCCACTACATCCCTTGCCGCAACATGGGAGAGAGACGTCTGGGCGCCGACCTTCCGTGTCGGCGGAAAAGGAGGCAGCGAATTTGAGTTGCTGGCGGAAACCGGCCAAACCGTCCAAAAGATTCGCGTCTTCAGGGTAGCCACCACGAAGAACAAGCGAACTCTCCGGGGCATCCAGGTTACCTTCTCTGATGGCGCGACCCGAAGCGCTGGAGCATTGGAGGGTGAATCCAAAGACTACCACTTTCAGCCAGGCGAAGCAATCACCGAGATGACTTTGTGGGGTAACGGTGATGGAAAACGCACCGGCCGCATTCTGTTCAAAACCACCATTGGAGGCGAGTTTGATCACGGGCAAGAAACAACTGGTCAAGGAAACTTTGTCATGGAGGTTGGATCGGGAATGCTCATCGGCTTTGTTGGAAGAGCAGGCAAGGAGATGGACCAGCTGTCCCCTGTTTTTATCAGGAAGCTGGCCAAAGATCCGGTGCTCGAGGATGTCCGCATTGACTCGTACAATCCCTTTGCGAATCTCGAGCTGGAGACATTAAGCACCAAAAAGGTGAAATGGGATGGAGTGGCCCACAACTGGAGCTTCGGTGACACGATCATGCGTTCTACCTCCACGACTTGGACAACTTCATCGTCTACCAGTTTGACTTTCGGCATGTCCATTAAAGCTGGCATTCCCGACGTCGTGAGTGTCGAGACATCCGTGTCATGGTCTACGAGCTCTTCCTCTAGCCAGTCGACGACTCAGAGCAAAGATAAGACATTGACCTGGTCCCTTGGCGGACGGATTAATTCACccgaggaggctgttga TTGCACGGCGCAGGTTTGGTCAGGCAACCTGAATATCGGATGGGACGGCGTTCTCGTCCTCGACACTGGTGTCAGAGTCTACAGAATACCTACTCGGGGCACTTTGAAGAGGGTGGACGTGTCCGAGGTCATTTCACAATGCAGCCCGCTGTACCCAGAGCTTGTCCGTCCCGGGTCAACCCAACCAGCTGTCCAGActcccacacccacacctaCCGGATTCATCACCGTTACCACAACATCTCTCTCGACTCCTTCGTCTTCTCCCTCTACGGGGATCAAGCCACAGCCAGGCACCGTGGAGAACTGCGCTGAATTCCACAAGGTGGTCGCTGGAGACACATGCCACGATATTGCGCAGGGAGCAGGGATTACCTTGGACGAGTTTTACGCGTTGAACAAAAAGGTCACGATTGACTTTGAGTGCGACAACCTCTACCGCGGCTACCATGTTTGCGTTGGTCTCGCTGCATGA
- a CDS encoding uncharacterized protein (antiSMASH:Cluster_2; SMCOG1083:oxidoreductase; EggNog:ENOG503NYH5; COG:E), with amino-acid sequence MAQPHELNTDPDRLLFAYWVPNVSGGLVVSKIPQNTSSSLKSNLTYARTAEQHGFEYALTQIRFTALYGASEQHESVSFSQALLHGTEKLKVIAAILPGPWTPAVVAKQLASIDNYTDGRIAVNIVSGWFKGEFHAIGEWWLDHAERYRRSNEFMRCLRGIWTAPEDEGFTFSGDFYRFKNYKLAPKPVQKPHPPIFQGGNSEDARVNGAEVADWYFMNGNDLEGFRAQIQDVKARAAKVGREEHVKFAVNGFVIVRDTEEEAIRVLQEIQGKADQGAIEAFAQEVKNAGQSTKEKQGMWATSTFNDLVQYNDGFKTKLVGTKEQVAERIVLLKALGVNLLLTAFLHYDQEVEQFGKEVLPLVRKLEAEGRGKDVAYEIERTGAVYQKH; translated from the coding sequence ATGGCTCAACCACACGAACTCAACACCGACCCCGACCGTCTTCTCTTCGCCTACTGGGTCCCCAACGTCTCGGGCGGCCTCGTCGTCTCCAAAATCCCCCAAaacacctcttcctccctcaAATCCAACCTGACCTACGCCCGCACCGCCGAACAGCACGGCTTCGAGTACGCCCTCACCCAAATTCGCTTCACGGCCCTCTATGGCGCCTCGGAACAGCACGAGTccgtctccttctcccaggccctcctccacggcacCGAAAAGCTCAAAgtcatcgccgccatcctccccggCCCATGGACACCAGCCGTCGTTGCCAAGCAGCTCGCCAGCATCGACAATTACACCGACGGCAGAATCGCCGTCAACATTGTCTCGGGCTGGTTTAAGGGCGAGTTCCACGCCATTGGGGAGTGGTGGCTGGATCACGCCGAGAGATACAGACGCTCGAATGAGTTCATGAGGTGTCTGCGTGGTATCTGGACCGCgcccgaggatgagggtttcACCTTTTCGGGAGACTTTTACCGGTTCAAGAATTACAAGCTGGCGCCTAAGCCGGTGCAGAAGCCGCACCCGCCTATCTTTCAGGGGGGGAATAGTGAGGATGCGAGGGTCAATGGGGCTGAGGTGGCAGATTGGTATTTTATGAACGGGAATGATCTCGAGGGGTTCAGGGCGCAGATTCAGGATGTCAAGGCGAGGGCTGCCAAGGTTGGCAGGGAGGAGCACGTCAAGTTTGCGGTGAATGGGTTTGTGATTGTGAGGgataccgaggaggaggcgattAGAGTGCTGCAGGAGATTCAGGGCAAGGCCGACCAGGGGGCGATTGAGGCGTTTGCGCAGGAAGTGAAGAATGCTGGCCAGAGCaccaaggagaagcaggGCATGTGGGCGACGAGCACGTTTAATGATCTGGTGCAGTATAATGATGGGTTCAAGACCAAGTTGGTCGGTACCAAGGAACAGGTGGCCGAGAGAATTGTGTTGCTCAAGGCTTTGGGTGTCAACTTGCTCTTGACTGCCTTCCTTCATTACGATCAAGAGGTTGAGCAGTTTGGCAAGGAGGTGCTTCCGCTGGTACGGAAgctcgaggccgagggacGTGGCAAGGACGTCGCGTATGAGATTGAGCGGACTGGTGCCGTTTATCAGAAGCACTAA
- a CDS encoding uncharacterized protein (EggNog:ENOG503PX0B): MLESSIHYDVSKSCNSTPHSCAWAAQALHRISHSARVICGYLPSLSFCSRYIRFFDQTKKMHSKFLVLSALPILAMARAYPPVIRGRQDPDTTTSIETSRPTSPTHTWTATGDASATGPWDGHYTGIYTGTLPDDDSGHYTGIYSATATGCGSATGCTGICTGTPTAAYTGIYTPTGSATGCTGICTGTPTAAYTGIYTGELPTTTGQIASNGTSTSAPVVIGGAGKGVQGASWVGGIMAGFAVMGLAL, translated from the exons ATGTTAGAATCTTCTATACACTATGATGTTTCAAAATCTTGCAATTCTACCCCTCATAGCTGTGCATGGGCTGCGCAAGCCTTGCATCGTATTTCGCATTCAGCCCGTGTGATATGTGGATACCTG CCCAGTCTTTCCTTCTGTTCAAGGTACATTCGTTTCTTTGACCAAACCAAGAAAATGCATTCGAAATTCTTGGTCTTGAGTGCTCTGCCCATCCTAGCCATGGCGCGGGCATATCCTCCTGTTATCAGAGGCCGGCAAGACCCAGACACCACGACATCCATCGAAACCTCTCGTCCCACCTCCCCGACTCACACTTGGACAGCCACGGGTGATGCATCCGCCACAGGGCCGTGGGATGGACACTACACCGGAATCTACACCGGAACACTTCCCGACGATGACAGCGGCCACTACACCGGCATCTACTCTGCCACTGCAACCGGCTG TGGATCTGCCACCGGCTGCACAGGCATCTGCACTGGAACACCGACCGCGGCCTACACCGGCATATACACTCCCACTGGATCTGCCACCGGCTGCACAGGCATCTGCACTGGAACACCGACCGCGGCCTACACCGGCATCTACACGGGCGAGctccccaccacaaccgGCCAGATCGCATCAAACGGCACAAGTACATCTGCACCCGTCGTCATCGGCGGGGCTGGCAAGGGAGTACAGGGCGCGAGTTGGGTTGGCGGAATCATGGCCGGCTTTGCTGTTATGGGGTTGGCTCTTTAA
- a CDS encoding uncharacterized protein (antiSMASH:Cluster_2; EggNog:ENOG503NYD5; SMCOG1191:acyl-CoA dehydrogenase type 2; COG:S): MATPVVPVISQAPSATDPAVYAEYESKWATYPTDAQGWLERAREVAAVLSVDAAAREKANKSPKAEVALLKHSGLLKVLGPKKYGGGEQPWSVGYEVIREVAKGDGSIGMLLGYHLLWSRTAHVVGNDEQAERFQKLIIENNYYVGGAVNPRDNDLKITYDDSNITYNGFKNFTTGAAVSDLIVLEGAIHDRPEEHIFAIVPTAQAGIQFHYNWDNVGLRLTESGSAKIEGISAPWTDALGWDVATKKPDPAVLGIPFPALLLPTIQLVFSNFYLGIALGALDFAKKYTTTSTRAWPYGGDNKEKATDEFYILSTYGNFFAHLRAAEALANQAGAEADRIYGTYQNNRAAFPIEERGEWAELVASVKVVTTDVGLRVTAGVFEVTGSRATASKVGLDRFWRDIRTHTLHDPVAYKNRELGRYVLLGEHPEPTWYT; the protein is encoded by the exons ATGGCCACTCCAGTGGTTCCTGTCATCAGCCAGGCTCCTTCCGCCACTGACCCAGCAGTCTACGCCGAGTACGAGTCGAAATGGGCGACCTATCCCACTGATGCTCAAGGCTGGCTTGAGCGTGCTCGTGAAGTTGCGGCTGTTTTGtctgttgatgctgctgctcgcGAGAAAGCCAACAAGTCCCCCAAAGCCGAGGTTGCTCTTCTCAAGCACTCTGGGCTTTTGAAGGTTCTCGGCCCAAAAAAgtacggtggtggtgagcaacCATGGAGTGTCGGCTATGAGGTCATCAGAGAAGTTGCCAAAGGCGACGG CTCCATTGGCATGTTGCTTGGATACCACCTCTTGTGGTCACGAACAGCCCACGTGGTCGGCAATGATGAGCAGGCCGAACGGTTCCAGAAGCTCATCATCGAAAACAACTACTACGTCGGCGGCGCTGTCAACCCAAGAGACAATGACCTCAAGATCACATACGATGACTCCAACATCACCTACAACGGCTTCAAGAACTTCACCACTGGCGCCGCTGTCTCTGATCTGATTGTCCTCGAGGGTGCCATTCATGACAGACCTGAAGAGCACATTTTTGCCATCGTTCCTACTGCCCAAGCTGGCATTCAGTTCCACTACAACTGGGACAATGTTGGCTTGAGGTTGACGGAGTCTGGTAGCGCCAAGATTGAAGGCATCTCCGCCCCATGGACCGATGCTCTTGGTTGGGATGTGGCGACCAAGAAGCCTGACCCGGCTGTGCTGGGTATTCCTTTTCCCGCTCTCTTGCTTCCTAC TATTCAACTCGTGTTCAGCAATTTCTACCTTGGCATCGCCCTCGGCGCCTTGGACTTTGCCAAGAAGTACACCACAACCAGCACAAGAGCGTGGCCATACGGCGGCGAC aacaaggagaaggccaccGATGAATTCTACATCCTCTCCACCTACGGCAACTTCTTCGCCCACCTCCGTGCTGCCGAGGCCCTCGCCAACCAGGCTGGGGCCGAAGCTGACCGCATCTATGGCACCTACCAGAACAACCGAGCCGCCTTCCCCATCGAGGAGCGTGGTGAATGGGCCGAGTTGGTTGCCTCCGTCAAGGTTGTCACCACCGATGTTGGTCTTCGGGTGACAGCGGGAGTGTTTGAAGTGACTGGCTCCAGGGCAACTGCCAGCAAGGTTGGGCTGGACAGATTCTGGAGAGATATCAGAACCCACACTCTGCACGATCCGGTGGCTTACAAGAACCGAGAGCTGGGAAGATATGTCTTGCTCGGGGAGCACCCTGAGCCTACTTGGTACACGTAA
- a CDS encoding uncharacterized protein (antiSMASH:Cluster_2; COG:O; SMCOG1193:glutathione S-transferase; EggNog:ENOG503P2UJ), producing MFIVLGTKSRNSFNISQHHLCSLFVLFDISHTTVAMAPIGKIYSYPGNYRVHIAQVAADLNNVELEFPSFQMGVTNKDPSFLSKFPLGKVPAFSSADDTFHLTEGLAIARYIASSGPASSQLLGADPKTSALIEQWALFGESELSGATIPPLLMVLAKMIPYDEARYNQCAGNLERAVKRLEEAVKDGRKFLVGDQLTLADLAVLGPMTLASKFLFDGEMRKQAPSVEGYLKGLLEVPEVKKHFGEVTFVEKRVQG from the exons ATGTTTATAGTCCTTGGAACCAAGTCACGCAATTCATTCAACATCTCGCAACATCATCTCTGCTCTCTCTTCGTACTCTTTGATATCTCACACACAACCGTAGCCATGGCACCCATCGGCAAGATCTACTCCTACCCCGGCAACTACCGCGTCCACATT gcCCAAGTCGCCGCCGACCTCAACAATGTCGAGTTGGAGTTCCCTTCTTTCCAAATGGGCGTCACAAACAAAgacccctccttcctctccaaatTCCCCCTCGGCAAAGTccccgccttctcctccgcagACGACACCTTCCACCTAACCGAAGGTCTCGCCATCGCGCGCTACATCGCCTCCTCCGGCCCCGCCTCTTCCCAGCTCCTCGGTGCTGACCCCAAGACCTCCGCCTTGATCGAACAATGGGCTCTCTTTGGCGAGTCTGAGCTCTCCGGCGCTaccatcccccctctcttGATGGTCTTGGCCAAAATGATCCCTTATGACGAGGCAAGGTATAACCAGTGCGCTGGCAACCTTGAGAGAGCCGTCAAGAGGCTTGAGGAGGCGGTCAAGGATGGGCGAAAGTTCCTTGTTGGTGACCAGTTGACTTTGGCTGATTTGGCTGTTTTGGGACCCATGACTCTCGCGAGCAAGTTCTTGTTTGACGGGGAGATGAGAAAGCAGGCGCCTTCTGTGGAGGGGTACCTCAAGGGTTTGTTGGAGGTGCCCGAGGTGAAGAAGCACTTTGGGGAGGTGACTTTTGTTGAGAAAAGGGTTCAGGGTTGA
- a CDS encoding uncharacterized protein (CAZy:CE3; COG:S; EggNog:ENOG503PAC8), translated as MGGVPTRPATRIMIVGDSISHGREGDWTWRYRIWEWFRQNNTPVVFVGPHKGTIPPPPEDDRTRDGGYAPDVDRDFLQDCYHYSWWGKAACVVKDGIGEQVATHKPDLCLVELGFNDIGWGISDPGGTLKSMEALITEARTHNQALKFAIANVPQRTIVPGLGDLPVRVETYNELLAQAIPSWNQPSSPVVLVHLCENYLCREGSYDGLHPGALGEFEIAQAFSRTLLSPEFALTDRSTKELEIPQPVPRRVLSTPVNLAAAASSPNREGWVRLTVTWDLVYGAYSYDIRIKTGHDDALWDWHPVQDTRYQLWCSPMYLPTPEWKAQVRATAGEHVTSNNSQLVNVIVGQEGDL; from the coding sequence ATGGGCGGAGTACCGACACGACCGGCCACAAGGATCATGATCGTGGGAGACTCGATTTCCCACGGCCGTGAAGGCGACTGGACTTGGCGGTATCGAATATGGGAATGGTTTCGACAAAACAACACTCCCGTTGTGTTTGTGGGGCCGCACAAGGGCAccatcccacctcctccagagGATGATCGAACTCGCGATGGGGGATACGCTCCAGATGTGGACCGAGATTTCCTCCAGGATTGCTATCATTATTCTTGGTGGGGAAAAGCAGCATGCGTCGTCAAGGACGGAATTGGCGAACAGGTTGCCACACACAAGCCGGACCTGTGCCTTGTAGAGTTGGGCTTCAACGACATTGGGTGGGGCATAAGCGATCCAGGGGGAACCCTCAAGAGCATGGAGGCCTTGATAACAGAAGCGCGCACTCACAACCAGGCCCTCAAATTTGCCATCGCAAACGTACCGCAGCGTACTATTGTTCCGGGACTGGGTGATCTACCCGTGAGAGTCGAGACGTATAACGAACTGCTCGCTCAAGCAATCCCAAGCTGGAATCAACCGTCGTCACCCGTTGTTTTGGTTCATCTTTGCGAGAACTACCTTTGCAGAGAAGGATCCTACGATGGGCTTCACCCTGGCGCTCTTGGCGAATTTGAGATTGCCCAAGCCTTCTCGCGCACGCTGCTCTCTCCCGAATTTGCCTTGACAGACAGGTCAACAAAAGAGCTCGAGATCCCTCAACCGGTGCCGCGTCGTGTCTTGTCCACGCCAGTCAACCTTGCAGCAGCGGCGTCATCGCCAAATCGCGAGGGCTGGGTCAGGCTCACAGTCACATGGGACCTCGTCTACGGTGCCTACTCTTACGACATTCGAATAAAGACTGGACATGACGACGCTTTGTGGGACTGGCATCCGGTGCAGGACACACGATATCAGCTCTGGTGCTCACCAATGTACCTCCCTACACCAGAGTGGAAGGCTCAAGTACGAGCCACCGCCGGCGAGCATGTCACATCAAACAACAGCCAATTGGTGAACGTTATTGTCGGGCAGGAGGGTGATCTCTAG
- a CDS encoding uncharacterized protein (EggNog:ENOG503PX0B), with amino-acid sequence MHSKLLILGALPMLAMARAYPPLLRGRTDGGYVTTPVKTCEDIGQQTCGDGCVPLEYSCCPTEEGACAAGYKCQIGDNDKYGCCPEGQTCVGNGGSVTTTFSTPLPSSSAPAYEEEPLPIDDVEEPGPTSTDAIEEPEPTSIDVVDEPTSTETAEEPLTSEPAEDTEPTGTDLVDEPEPTITSTIVESDLPSVGASDSFELSATTTPEPGTTVTGEPSATGTATATPIGTLTSLSTTLTPLPTSYTTSTIYTTTLVTITSCAPTVPCNGAPTVITKTIPFTTTVCPVTPSIIPTGTTRLPILPPVKPTYGCSQGVGANCPHPTSLTHTWTATRTPSGTAPWDGNYTGIYTGYLPTTTGQAASTTSRPVTAGAGKGVPGAGWVHGIVAGVAVLGLAL; translated from the coding sequence ATGCATTCCAAGTTGTTGATCTTGGGCGCTTTGCCCATGCTCGCTATGGCACGGGCgtatcctccccttctcagAGGACGTACAGATGGCGGCTACGTCACGACCCCCGTCAAGACATGCGAGGATATTGGGCAGCAGACCTGTGGAGATGGTTGTGTTCCCTTGGAGTACAGCTGCTGCCCCACCGAGGAGGGAGCATGTGCAGCTGGTTATAAATGCCAGATCGGAGACAACGACAAGTACGGGTGCTGTCCCGAAGGTCAGACATGTGTCGGCAATGGCGGCTCTGTCACGACCACCTTTTCGACCCCACTTCCTTCTTCAAGCGCTCCTGCCTACGAGGAAGAGCCGCTCCCCATTGATGACGTCGAGGAACCCGGGCCAACTTCTACTGATGCGATCGAGGAGCCTGAACCGACCTCCATTGATGTCGTTGACGAGCCAACTTCCACTGAGACTGCCGAAGAGCCTCTGACCTCCGAACCAGCGGAGGACACCGAGCCCACCGGCACCGACCTTGTCGACGAGCCCGAGCCAACTATAACCTCCACCATCGTCGAGTCCGACCTCCCCAGCGTCGGAGCATCTGATAGCTTCGAGCTCTCTGCCACGACCACCCCGGAGCCCGGCACCACAGTAACTGGCGAGCCCTCAGCCACCGGGACAGCGACCGCAACCCCCATCGgaaccctcacctccctttCCAcgaccctcaccccccttccaacaagctacacaacctccacaatctacaccaccaccctcgtgACCATCACCTCCTGCGCCCCCACCGTTCCCTGCAACGGCGCTCCCACCGTCATCACAAAGACCATTCCCTTCACGACCACAGTCTGCCCCGTCACTCCGAGCATTATCCCCACGGGCACAACCAGGCTCCCCATTCTACCCCCCGTCAAGCCGACCTACGGCTGCTCCCAAGGCGTCGGCGCCAACTGCCCTCATCCCACTTCCCTAACTCACACTTGGACAGCAACGCGCACCCCATCGGGTACAGCGCCCTGGGACGGAAACTACACCGGAATTTACACAGGCTATCTCCCTACCACGACCGGCCAGGCTGCATCCACTACGTCGAGACCGGTCACGGCTGGTGCTGGCAAGGGAGTGCCGGGCGCGGGTTGGGTTCACGGAATTGTAGCAGGTGTTGCTGTTTTGGGCCTGGCTTTGTAA